The Spirosoma foliorum genome has a window encoding:
- the ccsA gene encoding cytochrome c biogenesis protein CcsA, with product MNKTWWKALAVLILSYVILKGFLGVVPRQPILNESIRNVYFHVPLWFGMITLLLTSAIFSIKYLRNGRFDDDLIAVEFANTAILFGILGCATGSLWANFTWGEPWPNDPKLNSVAVGMLMYLAYLILRGSFDDEQRRARISAVYNIFAFAVFVPLIFIVPRLTDSLHPGNGGNPAFGKYDMDSNMRMVFYPAIIGFILLGVWITELRIRLRRVKAALDD from the coding sequence ATGAATAAAACCTGGTGGAAGGCCCTGGCCGTCTTGATTCTATCGTATGTTATTCTGAAAGGCTTTCTAGGAGTTGTCCCTCGTCAACCAATTCTGAATGAGAGTATTCGAAACGTGTATTTTCACGTGCCTCTATGGTTTGGCATGATTACCTTGCTGCTAACATCAGCGATCTTCTCCATTAAGTACCTTCGCAATGGCCGATTTGACGATGATTTGATTGCTGTTGAGTTTGCCAACACCGCCATTTTGTTCGGGATTCTGGGTTGTGCAACAGGGTCTTTATGGGCGAATTTCACCTGGGGCGAGCCCTGGCCTAATGATCCAAAGCTCAATAGTGTGGCCGTAGGTATGTTAATGTATCTTGCCTATTTGATTTTACGTGGTTCATTCGACGACGAGCAACGGCGCGCCCGCATTTCGGCGGTCTACAACATTTTCGCTTTTGCCGTATTCGTTCCCCTGATTTTCATTGTGCCCCGCCTGACCGACTCACTCCATCCAGGCAATGGCGGTAACCCTGCATTCGGGAAATACGATATGGACAGCAACATGCGGATGGTATTCTATCCGGCCATTATCGGTTTTATCTTACTGGGCGTCTGGATCACCGAACTCCGAATCCGTCTCCGTCGGGTGAAAGCGGCTTTAGATGACTAA
- a CDS encoding CcmD family protein, whose translation MRLSFLTKIPLLALLLLSQPLFAQQPVANGVEMADQLRADGKIWVVVAVVAAVFAGIILYLVRLDRQIGKLEKEVKDKSAAVRR comes from the coding sequence ATGCGACTGTCTTTTTTGACAAAAATTCCATTGCTGGCTTTGCTTCTGCTTAGTCAACCGTTATTTGCTCAACAACCCGTTGCCAACGGGGTTGAAATGGCTGATCAGCTTCGGGCTGATGGCAAAATTTGGGTCGTTGTAGCGGTTGTTGCAGCCGTCTTTGCGGGTATCATTCTTTACCTCGTCCGGCTCGATCGGCAAATTGGAAAACTGGAGAAAGAAGTAAAAGACAAGTCAGCAGCAGTTCGTCGTTAA
- a CDS encoding cytochrome c maturation protein CcmE domain-containing protein, with amino-acid sequence MKLTHIFGIVIIALAIGIIVATAGDASSYVTFKQATEMAQDGDDKMIHVVGKLKKDEHGQIADMFYNPAIDPNHFEFILVDNDNRAQKVVFNSPKPQDFDRSEQIVIIGTMKEDHFQCNKILLKCPSKYQDGKLETTEHEAKTAQL; translated from the coding sequence ATGAAGCTCACTCATATTTTCGGCATTGTTATTATCGCGCTGGCCATTGGTATCATTGTCGCAACGGCAGGCGATGCCAGTTCGTACGTTACCTTCAAGCAAGCCACTGAAATGGCGCAGGATGGCGACGACAAAATGATCCACGTAGTTGGTAAGCTTAAAAAAGATGAACACGGTCAAATTGCCGATATGTTCTACAACCCAGCTATCGACCCAAACCACTTTGAGTTTATCCTTGTCGATAATGACAACCGGGCTCAAAAAGTTGTATTTAACAGCCCTAAGCCGCAGGATTTCGACCGATCTGAACAGATTGTCATTATCGGGACAATGAAGGAAGATCATTTCCAATGCAACAAAATCCTGCTAAAATGTCCATCTAAATATCAGGACGGCAAGCTGGAAACCACTGAACACGAAGCTAAAACGGCACAGTTGTAA
- the ccsA gene encoding cytochrome c biogenesis protein CcsA has translation MIHTTVGQLGHFFVILSFVTALVATVAYFLSALGLGKMAQAELVEEPQLAYAGESTSREANFGGKTAKRKAKPAVQNPEPPARDDWRTLARWAFYIHGAAVVGVASSLFYIIYNHYFEYHYAWSHSSRALPVQYMISCFWEGQEGSFLLWLFWNAVLGVVLTRTSSKQWEAPMLAIFALVQAFLASMILGVIFGDSFKVGSSPFLLLSEAMPDAPIFSADPNFVPKDGNGLNPLLQNYWMVIHPPTLFLGFALALVPFAYCIAGLWRNQPLEWIRPALPWTLIGGMVLGIGVMMGGYWAYETLNFEGYWNWDPVENAVYVPWLVLVAALHTMLIAKRSSAGLKMAIILTISTYVLILYSTFLSRSGILGNASVHSFTDLGLSGQLLLYLMAFIVLAVALAASKWKYIPADTDEASVYSKEFWLFIGATVLCLAAFQVIATTSIPVYNKILESFGKISNLALPADQVAHYSKFQIWFFVAIALLTGVAQYIWWRKLENKKWDALITPGILTLLISAGLIAFGEMKNPVYMALLVASIFALMTNGNILLDVIRGNYRLSGGAISHIGMALMLLGILYSAGYTKVISINNSGLLISKQEEFTKDNNKQNKENTLLWLNQPERMGQYQLTYRGQRIEARDVPGYIPRKDVEVIEGDFHGVALKDIIQDGKVYHKKGDTLALYPENTYYDVEYREPNGKIFNLYPRAQVNERMGLLASPDIRHKADRDMYTYVNSVPNPGDENKWEKTETYSVAIKDTFFLNDYVAILDDVVRTNEVEGMEIGPEDAAVRAKVRVLDKNGEHILSPAFIIKNRMVAHPAEMSDELGVRIQLNEINPQTGKFTFAVNRTQRDYIVMKAIEKPLINILWIGTLVVVIGFLIATVRRYRDFDKMKNKVA, from the coding sequence ATGATACACACTACAGTCGGGCAACTCGGCCATTTTTTTGTTATACTATCGTTTGTTACGGCACTCGTAGCAACGGTTGCCTATTTTCTGTCGGCGCTTGGCTTAGGGAAAATGGCGCAAGCTGAACTAGTCGAGGAGCCACAATTAGCCTATGCGGGCGAATCGACGTCGAGAGAAGCTAATTTCGGCGGCAAAACTGCTAAACGGAAAGCAAAACCGGCCGTTCAAAATCCAGAACCGCCCGCTCGTGACGATTGGCGGACGTTGGCTCGCTGGGCCTTTTACATTCATGGCGCGGCTGTTGTTGGTGTAGCTTCGAGTCTATTCTACATCATTTACAATCACTATTTCGAATACCATTATGCCTGGAGTCACTCGTCGCGGGCGCTGCCGGTGCAATACATGATTTCGTGTTTCTGGGAAGGTCAGGAAGGGTCATTCCTTCTGTGGTTGTTCTGGAATGCGGTCCTAGGGGTTGTGTTAACACGCACAAGCAGCAAGCAGTGGGAAGCCCCCATGCTGGCAATTTTTGCCTTAGTGCAGGCGTTTCTGGCCTCTATGATTCTGGGCGTAATTTTCGGCGATTCGTTCAAAGTTGGTTCATCGCCTTTCCTGCTGTTAAGTGAGGCCATGCCCGATGCACCTATCTTTTCAGCCGACCCAAACTTCGTCCCTAAAGATGGCAATGGCCTCAATCCATTACTTCAGAACTACTGGATGGTGATCCACCCACCTACCCTATTTCTGGGTTTCGCGTTAGCACTAGTGCCATTTGCCTATTGCATTGCTGGCTTGTGGCGTAATCAGCCTCTCGAATGGATTCGGCCAGCACTTCCCTGGACACTCATTGGCGGTATGGTTCTGGGTATCGGTGTCATGATGGGCGGCTACTGGGCTTACGAAACCCTCAACTTCGAAGGCTACTGGAACTGGGACCCCGTCGAAAACGCGGTGTATGTTCCCTGGCTGGTTCTGGTAGCAGCACTACATACAATGCTGATTGCGAAACGCAGTTCGGCAGGCCTAAAAATGGCCATCATCCTAACCATTTCCACCTATGTCCTGATTCTGTATTCTACTTTTTTATCGAGAAGTGGTATACTTGGCAACGCATCTGTTCACTCTTTCACCGACTTAGGCCTCTCCGGACAGTTACTCTTGTACCTCATGGCCTTTATCGTGCTGGCAGTGGCTCTAGCGGCCAGCAAGTGGAAATATATTCCAGCCGATACGGACGAAGCATCGGTGTATAGCAAAGAATTCTGGCTATTTATTGGCGCCACGGTGTTGTGTCTGGCAGCCTTTCAGGTAATTGCCACTACCTCTATTCCGGTTTATAACAAGATTCTGGAATCGTTTGGTAAAATTTCGAATCTGGCGCTTCCCGCCGATCAGGTTGCTCACTACAGCAAATTCCAGATTTGGTTCTTTGTTGCGATTGCTCTACTAACTGGTGTTGCTCAATATATCTGGTGGCGTAAGCTGGAAAACAAGAAATGGGACGCACTCATTACACCCGGTATCCTCACCTTGTTGATCAGCGCAGGTTTAATTGCCTTCGGCGAGATGAAGAATCCGGTTTACATGGCCTTGCTGGTAGCCTCAATCTTTGCCTTAATGACCAATGGTAACATTTTACTCGATGTAATTCGAGGGAACTACCGACTGTCGGGGGGAGCGATTTCACACATCGGCATGGCCTTGATGCTCCTAGGTATTCTTTATTCGGCTGGCTACACGAAAGTAATTTCGATCAATAATAGTGGTCTGTTAATTTCGAAGCAGGAAGAATTTACCAAAGACAATAACAAACAAAATAAAGAAAATACGCTTCTGTGGCTTAATCAGCCAGAGCGTATGGGCCAATATCAGCTTACCTACCGCGGCCAGCGCATCGAAGCTCGCGACGTCCCTGGCTATATTCCACGCAAGGATGTAGAAGTAATTGAAGGGGATTTCCATGGTGTTGCTCTTAAGGATATCATTCAGGATGGCAAGGTGTATCATAAAAAAGGTGACACTTTAGCGCTTTATCCCGAAAACACCTACTACGACGTTGAGTACCGGGAGCCAAACGGAAAAATTTTTAATCTATACCCACGCGCTCAGGTAAACGAACGGATGGGCTTACTGGCATCGCCCGACATTCGCCACAAAGCGGATCGGGATATGTACACCTATGTAAACTCGGTACCTAACCCCGGCGATGAGAACAAATGGGAGAAAACCGAAACCTATAGCGTTGCCATCAAAGACACCTTTTTCCTAAACGACTATGTCGCGATTCTGGACGATGTTGTGCGGACTAACGAAGTAGAAGGCATGGAAATTGGGCCTGAAGATGCCGCCGTCCGTGCGAAAGTACGCGTGCTCGACAAAAACGGGGAGCATATTCTGAGTCCGGCGTTTATCATCAAAAACCGGATGGTAGCCCACCCAGCCGAAATGAGTGATGAATTGGGTGTTCGTATCCAGCTGAACGAAATTAACCCCCAAACGGGTAAATTCACGTTTGCGGTTAACCGGACTCAGCGCGACTATATCGTGATGAAAGCCATTGAAAAACCACTCATCAATATACTTTGGATTGGTACGCTAGTGGTCGTGATCGGTTTCCTGATCGCTACTGTCCGACGGTATCGGGATTTCGACAAGATGAAAAATAAAGTGGCTTAG
- a CDS encoding hemolysin family protein, with translation MEASLLLFGALLALVLAGFFSAVEMAYVSVNRLYFELHSKQGPLSEKLVSGFLKNPILFVGTTLTGNTLFLVLYTVLGVMSLNPLLIAVLPQTWADQEFVVIAIETLILTVIFLPFADYIPKSLALIHPDRFLEALAVPLWVIYKAIAPIVRVLVGTARFFIRYILGKRNPEIRPVFGLTDLNHYLQQLNNQKADTTEESVEVDTQIFNNAIEFRDVRVRDCLVPRTEISAIDVDDTVEELRQAFEESGHSKIVIYRDTIDDVIGYCHALALFKKPATVEEIITPIITVPETMPAQDLLLRFLSERKSLALVVDEFGGTAGIVSVEDMVEQIFGEIQDEYDTNEDWVEQRLDEKTWLLSARHEIDDLNKTYGWHIPEGSYDTLGGLILATHEDVPQVGEVIEFSPFTFTIVSMDGTRIDTVKVHLGQE, from the coding sequence TTGGAAGCCTCCCTCCTTTTATTCGGTGCCTTACTTGCTCTTGTACTCGCCGGGTTTTTCTCGGCAGTCGAGATGGCATATGTATCGGTTAATCGGCTGTATTTTGAGCTACACAGCAAGCAGGGGCCGTTAAGCGAAAAACTCGTATCGGGCTTTCTGAAAAACCCCATTTTGTTCGTCGGTACCACCCTAACTGGCAACACGCTCTTTTTAGTCCTGTACACCGTGCTGGGGGTTATGTCGCTCAACCCCTTACTGATTGCTGTTTTGCCCCAGACATGGGCGGATCAGGAATTTGTTGTGATTGCGATTGAAACGCTCATTCTGACGGTTATTTTTCTGCCTTTCGCCGATTATATACCTAAAAGTCTGGCGCTTATCCACCCCGACCGATTTCTGGAAGCTTTAGCAGTCCCTCTCTGGGTTATCTACAAAGCCATAGCGCCCATTGTTCGGGTATTGGTGGGCACCGCCCGCTTTTTTATCCGCTATATACTTGGCAAACGCAACCCCGAGATTCGGCCTGTTTTTGGTCTGACCGACCTGAACCACTATCTCCAGCAGCTAAACAACCAGAAGGCCGATACTACCGAAGAATCGGTTGAAGTCGATACCCAAATTTTCAACAACGCGATTGAGTTTCGTGACGTACGCGTGCGCGACTGTCTGGTGCCACGAACGGAAATTTCGGCCATTGATGTAGATGATACCGTCGAAGAATTACGTCAGGCATTTGAAGAAAGTGGCCACTCAAAGATTGTGATCTACCGGGATACGATCGATGATGTTATTGGCTACTGTCACGCACTGGCACTGTTCAAGAAGCCTGCAACTGTCGAAGAAATTATCACGCCGATTATTACTGTTCCCGAAACCATGCCCGCTCAGGATTTACTGCTCCGGTTTCTGTCGGAACGAAAGAGCCTGGCTCTGGTCGTTGATGAATTTGGCGGAACGGCGGGTATTGTAAGCGTTGAAGACATGGTCGAGCAGATTTTTGGTGAGATTCAGGATGAATACGACACCAATGAAGACTGGGTAGAACAACGACTTGATGAAAAAACCTGGTTATTAAGCGCCCGGCACGAAATTGACGATCTGAACAAAACCTACGGTTGGCACATTCCCGAAGGCAGTTACGATACGCTCGGCGGGCTGATTCTGGCAACGCACGAAGACGTTCCTCAAGTTGGCGAAGTCATTGAGTTTTCTCCCTTTACCTTTACCATCGTCTCGATGGATGGTACTCGAATTGACACGGTAAAAGTGCATTTGGGTCAGGAGTAA
- the pyrE gene encoding orotate phosphoribosyltransferase, producing MLIQKTVARHLLAVQAVRLKPNEPFTWSSGWKSPIYCDNRVTLAYPEVRTFIKNALADAIRKQFPKAEVIAGVATAGIPQGALVADVLNLPYCYVRPEPKAHGMGKQIEGHLTSGQRVVVIEDLISTGGSSLKVVNALRAAGAEVLGMAAIFTYGFPIASQNFEAKNVPLICLSNYDALLVEAQELDYIPAEAMESLAAWRQNPAQWGQ from the coding sequence ATACTTATTCAAAAAACTGTAGCACGGCATCTTCTGGCTGTGCAGGCTGTTCGCCTTAAGCCCAATGAGCCTTTTACCTGGAGTTCGGGCTGGAAATCTCCCATTTATTGCGATAACCGGGTTACGCTCGCTTATCCCGAAGTACGAACCTTTATCAAAAATGCCCTGGCCGATGCCATTCGAAAGCAATTTCCCAAGGCTGAGGTTATTGCCGGAGTCGCCACTGCCGGTATTCCGCAAGGTGCGCTGGTTGCCGATGTGCTGAACCTCCCCTATTGCTATGTTCGGCCTGAACCGAAAGCCCACGGCATGGGGAAACAGATTGAAGGACATCTGACAAGTGGGCAACGTGTCGTTGTTATCGAAGACTTGATTTCGACAGGGGGAAGTTCGCTAAAAGTGGTGAATGCACTTCGGGCAGCCGGAGCTGAAGTCTTGGGAATGGCCGCTATTTTCACTTATGGATTTCCGATTGCCAGTCAAAATTTCGAAGCGAAGAACGTGCCATTGATTTGTCTGAGTAATTACGATGCGCTGCTAGTGGAAGCGCAGGAGCTTGATTACATTCCGGCCGAAGCCATGGAATCACTAGCGGCCTGGCGTCAAAATCCAGCCCAATGGGGTCAGTAA